The following are encoded together in the Limanda limanda chromosome 12, fLimLim1.1, whole genome shotgun sequence genome:
- the supt7l gene encoding STAGA complex 65 subunit gamma, translated as MMRYWGEIPGPAGAPPSRSSFDLLQREFRSVEMQDPPLHQPSAQRPRPTTMLDIPSEPCSLTIHTVQLCQHARRLRSLLTAAQGQGQSSASNEGGSRMEEADANLPPRPPTPPIMPDDLLPVDSKAPRQPFQLRQSDPESDFYMGRGEPVTELSWPSCRQLLYQSVATVLAHAGFESAQESVLETLTDLVHEHYLRLTRLLRVAVDREARLGASPFPDVVEQVFHEVGIGSVLALQRFWQVRIKDYHSYMLQVSKDLSEEYERLVNPEKALEDSKPLRIKEEPMSDISFPVSEEPEADLAPGDQALPMGVLGARGERLASGLDADHSPHTSGGAGANNSPLWPQVKMEPQDGEDGHSSGHHHHHAVLGGDVFEEGGPMSSMSESVGAMAPSPGGAPSEASYASHSPDSLMGSSPVFNQRPKKRAKKM; from the exons ATGATGCGTTACTGGGGGGAGATCCCCGGACCGGCTGGTGCACCTCCCAGCCGCAGCTCCTTCGACCTGCTCCAGCGCGAGTTCCGCTCCGTGGAGATGCAGGACCCTCCCCTGCACCAGCCCTCGGCCCAGCGGCCGCGGCCCACCACGATGCTGGACATCCCCTCGGAGCCCTGCAGCCTCACCATCCACACAGTGCAGTTGTGTCAGCATGCTCGCAGACTCCGCAGCCTATTGACAGCGGCCCAGGGTCAAGGTCAGAGCTCAGCGTCTAACGAAGGCGGCAGCAGGATGGAGGAGGCGGATGCCAACCTTCCGCCACGTCCTCCCACGCCACCTATCATGCCAGATGATCTGCTGCCTGTTGACAGCAAAGCACCACGGCAACCCTTCCAGCTTCGCCAAAGTGACCCTGAAAGTGACTTTTATAT GGGTAGAGGCGAACCTGTCACAGAGCTGAGCTGGCCCTCCTGCAGGCAGCTCCTCTACCAATCAGTGGCCACTGTGCTGGCACACGCTGGCTTTGAGTCGGCTCAGGAGAGCGTGCTGGAGACTCTGACCGACCTGGTCCACGAGCATTATCTGCGCCTCACTCGCCTGCTGCGGGTGGCAGTGGACCGGGAAGCGCGGCTTGGGGCTAGTCCCTTCCCAGACGTGGTGGAGCAAGTGTTCCATGAGGTGGGCATCGGCAGCGTGCTGGCCCTGCAGCGCTTCTGGCAAGTGAGGATCAAAGATTATCACAGCTACATGCTTCAG GTCAGTAAGGATCTGTCGGAGGAATACGAGCGCCTTGTGAACCCAGAGAAAGCTCTGGAGGATTCCAAGCCCCTGAGGATTAAGGAGGAGCCCATGAGTGACATCTCCTTCCCAGTCAGTGAGGAGCCCGAAGCCGACCTGGCCCCTGGAGACCAGGCTCTGCCCATGGGGGTCCTCGGGGCCCGCGGTGAAAGGCTGGCTTCAGGCCTGGATGCCGACCATTCTCCTCACACGTCGG GTGGGGCCGGGGCCAACAACTCCCCTCTGTGGCCGCAGGTTAAAATGGAGCCGCAGGATGGCGAGGACGGCCACAGTTCAggccaccaccatcaccacgcTGTCCTGGGTGGGGATGTGTTTGAGGAGGGAGGCCCCATGTCCAGCATGAGCGAATCGGTAGGAGCCATGGCGCCCTCGCCTGGTGGCGCGCCCTCAGAAGCCAGCTACGCTTCTCATTCACCTGACTCCTTGATGGGCTCTTCACCTGTCTTCAACCAGAGGCCCAAGAAACGGGCGAAGAAGATGTGA